One genomic region from SAR324 cluster bacterium encodes:
- a CDS encoding purine-binding chemotaxis protein CheW: protein MSHENELFEKSGGKLLTFQLGNQEYGIQILQAREVVGLMRIDPVPQTPSFMKGVINLRGKIIPVIDLRSKFGMPQIEPGKENCIVVVDMQGKLTGVIVDLLVGVLTVEPDDFEHTPELGSNIHAEFITGMVKLESRIVIVLNMETILSNEDLRQIHK, encoded by the coding sequence ATGAGTCATGAAAATGAACTGTTTGAAAAATCAGGGGGCAAACTTTTGACATTCCAACTGGGAAATCAGGAATATGGAATTCAAATTCTGCAAGCCCGTGAGGTTGTGGGGTTGATGCGCATTGACCCTGTGCCTCAGACCCCATCGTTCATGAAAGGGGTGATCAATCTTCGCGGAAAGATCATTCCGGTCATCGATCTACGTTCCAAGTTCGGGATGCCGCAGATTGAACCCGGTAAGGAAAACTGCATTGTCGTGGTGGACATGCAGGGGAAACTGACCGGTGTCATCGTCGATCTGCTGGTGGGTGTGCTCACCGTGGAACCTGATGATTTTGAACACACACCGGAACTTGGCTCCAATATCCATGCGGAATTCATTACCGGCATGGTTAAACTTGAATCAAGAATTGTGATTGTCCTCAACATGGAAACGATTCTGTCCAACGAAGACCTGCGTCAGATTCATAAATAA
- a CDS encoding CZB domain-containing protein, translating into MKPNKITIGQKIIGSFSLVMILLIIMIILSETGLHEAQILDEEVDHLTNMERSLTSKIVDHHVWVEAVFKFIIDEQQRTLDVQEDPTRCKLGQWYYGPERQLLEEQFPEMKPLLNSLDRPHQELHKHATTIKHLVDKQHPLTVQKGADVLSHDILPVLTEVQSILKELRDQVHTNLEHTIERMNQAQSGTLWLTRVTGIAGLISGIIGGLLLFRNINGLLLRLVGDLSHTVDVLAASSEEIASSSQMLSSGASQQAASLEETSSSMEEISIQSKENVANASSTTELMRQVVDMVKQTATNAETTAIVSNSAKLSAENGVQSMGEIARAMREIREGSEKITDIIEVINEITHQTKMLATNAAIEAARAGDQGKGFAVVADEVSKLAENSKKAAKEIAGLIRESVRKAEAGNELAQKGEVALQEILKQSRQVSDLIETISSAATEQSGQMVIGMRSVENIRVSSEEQANGVEQINRALVDLDKVTQSNAANAEETASASEELSSQAMGLRDLVEELSRHVGTMDQASAPPVRTHTQNKIFKGTLPVASLPATTGNKGPNTRKIGAQQSIAMRDDFKEF; encoded by the coding sequence ATGAAACCAAACAAGATCACCATAGGACAGAAAATTATCGGTAGTTTCTCGCTGGTTATGATTCTGTTGATAATCATGATAATCCTGAGTGAAACAGGACTCCATGAAGCACAAATTCTCGATGAAGAGGTGGACCATCTCACTAACATGGAACGATCCCTGACTTCAAAAATCGTGGACCACCACGTCTGGGTTGAAGCCGTATTCAAATTTATCATAGATGAACAACAGCGCACTCTCGATGTTCAGGAAGATCCCACCAGGTGTAAACTGGGGCAATGGTATTACGGACCTGAGCGACAGCTACTGGAAGAGCAATTTCCGGAAATGAAACCCTTGTTGAATAGCCTGGACAGACCCCATCAGGAATTGCACAAACACGCGACGACCATCAAACATCTGGTGGATAAACAACACCCCCTGACGGTTCAGAAAGGTGCGGATGTATTGAGTCATGATATTTTACCTGTCCTCACCGAGGTGCAATCCATCCTGAAAGAGCTACGTGATCAGGTTCATACGAATCTGGAACACACCATAGAACGCATGAATCAAGCACAATCCGGAACACTCTGGCTAACCCGCGTTACAGGAATAGCCGGTTTGATTTCAGGAATTATCGGTGGTTTGCTGTTATTCAGGAATATCAACGGTTTGCTGTTACGCTTAGTGGGCGACCTTTCTCATACAGTTGATGTTCTGGCGGCTTCTTCAGAAGAAATCGCGTCCAGTTCCCAGATGCTGTCATCCGGAGCCAGTCAGCAGGCGGCCAGTCTTGAGGAAACCTCCAGTTCCATGGAAGAAATTTCGATTCAGTCCAAGGAAAATGTGGCCAACGCTTCCTCCACCACGGAATTGATGAGGCAGGTTGTAGACATGGTTAAACAAACAGCGACGAATGCAGAAACCACAGCCATTGTGTCCAATTCCGCTAAATTGTCTGCGGAAAATGGAGTGCAGTCGATGGGTGAAATTGCCCGGGCAATGCGGGAGATTCGGGAAGGCAGTGAGAAAATCACTGACATCATTGAGGTGATCAATGAAATCACGCATCAGACCAAAATGCTGGCCACCAATGCCGCCATTGAAGCCGCCCGTGCCGGTGACCAAGGGAAAGGTTTTGCGGTAGTGGCTGACGAAGTTTCCAAACTGGCGGAAAATTCCAAAAAAGCCGCCAAAGAAATCGCGGGACTGATCCGTGAAAGTGTGCGCAAAGCCGAAGCCGGCAACGAACTGGCCCAAAAAGGTGAAGTGGCATTGCAGGAAATCCTGAAGCAATCCCGGCAGGTCTCCGATTTGATAGAAACCATTTCTTCCGCGGCCACCGAACAAAGCGGTCAGATGGTGATCGGAATGCGCTCTGTGGAAAATATCCGGGTGTCTTCCGAAGAACAGGCCAACGGGGTGGAGCAGATCAATCGCGCCCTGGTGGATCTGGACAAGGTGACACAATCCAACGCCGCCAATGCCGAGGAAACCGCCAGTGCCTCTGAAGAACTTTCCTCTCAGGCCATGGGACTCCGGGATCTGGTGGAGGAACTTTCCCGACATGTTGGCACAATGGATCAAGCATCGGCCCCTCCAGTCCGAACCCACACTCAAAACAAAATATTTAAAGGCACCTTACCAGTCGCTTCATTGCCTGCAACCACTGGCAACAAGGGACCCAATACCCGCAAAATCGGTGCCCAGCAATCTATTGCCATGCGTGATGATTTCAAGGAATTTTGA
- a CDS encoding protein-glutamate O-methyltransferase — MTRTDEGLNDSEFELYQRLIYDTCGINLNNTKKQLLESRLSKRRQLHGMSFRQYREFLMSDKSGVEMAEMIDAVTTNKTDFFRENTHFEFLQKEVFPDLIRQSQVRFWSSACSSGEEPYTLAMTLMESPFPVNSDIKILATDISNKVLDMAEAGVYAADKISAVPMALRRKYFLQGTGQWEGCYLVKDELRSFIRFRRMNLMEPFPLKALFDVIFCRNVMIYFDKPTQERLIQKLANQLRPGGYLLIGHSETLSGISSSLKYIQPSIYRK; from the coding sequence ATGACAAGAACGGATGAAGGGTTGAATGATTCAGAATTTGAATTGTACCAACGGTTGATTTATGACACCTGCGGTATCAATCTGAATAACACCAAAAAACAATTGCTGGAATCACGACTCAGCAAACGCCGACAATTGCATGGAATGTCCTTTCGTCAATATCGGGAATTTCTGATGTCAGACAAATCTGGTGTGGAAATGGCTGAAATGATTGATGCCGTGACCACCAATAAAACAGATTTTTTCAGGGAAAACACCCATTTTGAGTTTTTACAAAAAGAAGTTTTTCCGGATTTGATCCGTCAATCCCAGGTGCGTTTCTGGAGTTCTGCTTGTTCCAGCGGTGAGGAACCTTACACCCTGGCCATGACCCTGATGGAGTCTCCTTTTCCTGTGAATTCTGATATCAAAATTCTGGCCACGGACATCTCCAACAAAGTTCTGGATATGGCCGAAGCCGGAGTTTATGCCGCAGATAAAATCAGTGCGGTGCCCATGGCCCTTCGCCGAAAGTATTTTTTGCAGGGAACCGGTCAATGGGAAGGCTGTTATCTGGTCAAGGATGAATTGCGTTCTTTCATCCGTTTTCGCCGCATGAATCTGATGGAACCCTTTCCCTTGAAAGCACTGTTTGATGTGATCTTCTGCCGGAATGTCATGATTTATTTTGACAAACCCACCCAGGAACGACTGATTCAGAAACTGGCCAATCAATTGCGTCCGGGCGGTTATCTGCTGATTGGTCATTCAGAAACCCTGAGCGGCATTTCCAGTTCCCTGAAATATATCCAACCCTCCATTTATCGTAAATAA
- a CDS encoding diguanylate cyclase, protein MMDIIFRFERVFPYALPPALTILGGLFLFLLTIRSAKNSPEIRYFTLLTLMLMLYNLDFLVRIIVAQERIVTGIYRVSLMVLMFCVPVGIKFVHQMANINNRKALERFCYLLAILFVPITQTDYFFKGMNDFYFGFMPMGTIGMIAFAFLSGFVTAYGLLVLRTHYRSIADPDQQTRYRFLFAGFPLGLAMIGLDMLPYSGIPVYPLSAFAFVPLGWVAYGMMSHEILDTSQSLIRKGRMGRALTWPFVGPILIIVLYLGMTGAVDVENIILFIERFYPHGGTRLLSVFICMIFAAYFLRQAVPQKRTILFGLVFLLWGVNNLDHLFTLLIDSSHAMVKINLSRTNHFFLVYQPALFLHFIYLYLGRTERKWVYVCYVTGLGLMPLTQTRFYFDDTIRHVPWGIMAQGQLFYAIHLVVWSAAVLHATRLIVTQAQRQPEFIRKTGLLLGGFVLPGILIIGDGLSSFINMPVSPGDWFFVPVLIITYGIMVHDLVEVNVYAKKRFWGSLVRYLIFLGYLGALPVCLWAVKNMSWSELMAQLDLYDLPTALSFITCAIGTFLIILVAQNQKGAIVFSLCCFLYSLLNLNLFMAGIITDVAVFELLLRWGQFAFVFLWGLIFHTIYIMTQRRKTWWTVYTVYAMSVIVAPLTLTDYYMTGSYQYHWGLYPKGGPVFYIACALWLAGSIHSFFVLYQTWKQTRIPFQKYRIKALLISFCVLGLLLVGDIPATLGLAFYPLSNLSFIPIILLAYTMLKPVFREQIPVVRMFLYWTGIITILTVVISFFYDRAQINNPWGEMTLIAGCLISYPLLRKSWNNILSLFIPDRKDELQKQLYHLTDQLSQTGHLSMVHQAISQLLITEFSCSRCVVVFADDGRKSFKGWETWNTQPGLFSLELSHPKGDQTIVLELNPAEILGCYAENHLVAQDRMDIMLDRVQVTESIRKHLLEPELTLGIFFEDQLTALMLIYHKVSDMPFNALEKEFLSQLGLILGPHIQHARLLYSLETQVRQRTSELSEANEIIMGQNKIFRSLLESSASIHKIVQVDEFFEYTLKHLKSLFEQSDFGLILHGERPGIVEFASFRGLSDKERKHLLSNAARLRKQELPPGLMSQSPEKKWQLMGFQGREKQVVGTLMIHGPELEKQASQTITLFMEQVAAVAENRMLTRELEKIANTDGLTGTYNRLYFDRELQRMKAQHQQFEDIHFTTIMIDVNGLKRVNDVFGHQYGDTMIIQVAELLKQVSRKSDVIVRLGGDEFVILCPSCGNEQAGYLIERIREKEQHAQMKCVSKEGVEEMVPIHMSIGLASTEETSAEEVMKLADERMYQDKEAYYAQKKRYR, encoded by the coding sequence ATGATGGATATTATTTTCCGATTCGAACGTGTTTTCCCCTATGCTCTTCCGCCAGCGCTGACCATTCTGGGCGGGTTGTTTTTATTTTTGCTGACCATTCGTTCCGCAAAGAACAGCCCTGAAATTCGGTATTTTACGTTGCTGACGCTGATGCTGATGCTTTACAATCTGGATTTTCTGGTCAGGATTATTGTGGCACAGGAAAGGATTGTTACAGGGATTTACCGGGTGTCGTTGATGGTTCTGATGTTTTGTGTGCCCGTGGGTATAAAATTTGTGCATCAGATGGCAAACATCAACAATCGGAAGGCTCTGGAACGTTTTTGTTATTTGCTGGCAATCCTCTTTGTGCCAATCACTCAGACAGATTATTTTTTCAAGGGCATGAACGATTTTTATTTTGGGTTCATGCCGATGGGCACTATCGGTATGATCGCCTTCGCGTTTTTAAGCGGGTTTGTCACCGCTTACGGGTTGCTGGTATTGAGAACTCATTACAGGAGCATCGCGGACCCCGACCAGCAAACCAGATACCGATTTTTGTTCGCAGGATTTCCACTTGGCCTGGCCATGATCGGACTCGACATGCTGCCTTACTCGGGGATTCCGGTTTATCCCCTCAGCGCGTTTGCGTTTGTTCCCCTGGGATGGGTCGCCTATGGCATGATGTCGCATGAAATTCTTGACACCAGCCAGTCGCTCATTCGCAAGGGTCGGATGGGACGTGCCCTCACCTGGCCTTTTGTGGGACCAATCCTGATCATCGTGCTTTATCTGGGAATGACAGGCGCGGTGGATGTGGAAAATATCATTTTGTTCATAGAACGATTTTATCCGCATGGGGGAACGAGACTGCTTTCGGTGTTCATCTGCATGATTTTTGCCGCGTATTTTTTACGGCAGGCAGTTCCCCAGAAACGAACCATTTTATTTGGACTGGTGTTCCTGCTATGGGGCGTCAACAATCTGGACCATTTGTTCACTCTGCTGATTGATTCCTCACACGCAATGGTCAAAATCAACCTGTCCCGAACCAATCATTTTTTTCTGGTCTATCAACCTGCGTTGTTTCTGCATTTTATTTATCTTTATCTGGGACGCACAGAACGTAAATGGGTTTATGTCTGTTATGTCACGGGTTTGGGGTTGATGCCGCTCACTCAAACCCGGTTTTATTTTGATGACACCATTCGTCATGTTCCTTGGGGAATCATGGCACAGGGCCAGTTGTTTTACGCGATCCATCTCGTCGTCTGGTCCGCTGCTGTCTTGCATGCCACCCGGTTGATTGTGACTCAGGCACAGCGACAGCCTGAATTTATCAGGAAGACAGGACTGCTGTTGGGCGGTTTTGTTCTTCCGGGAATTTTAATCATTGGCGACGGGCTTTCATCCTTCATCAATATGCCGGTTTCTCCAGGCGACTGGTTTTTTGTGCCAGTTCTGATCATCACTTATGGCATCATGGTGCATGACCTGGTGGAAGTGAATGTTTATGCCAAAAAACGTTTCTGGGGAAGTCTGGTTCGATATCTTATTTTTCTGGGCTATCTGGGAGCACTTCCGGTTTGTCTGTGGGCGGTTAAAAACATGTCCTGGTCTGAATTGATGGCACAACTGGATCTTTATGACCTGCCAACAGCCCTGTCCTTTATCACCTGCGCGATTGGAACCTTTTTGATCATTCTTGTCGCCCAAAACCAGAAAGGCGCGATCGTTTTCAGTTTGTGCTGTTTTCTTTACAGCCTCCTGAACCTCAATCTGTTTATGGCTGGAATCATCACCGATGTCGCAGTCTTTGAACTCCTGTTGCGCTGGGGACAATTTGCCTTTGTGTTCCTGTGGGGATTGATCTTCCACACCATTTACATCATGACGCAACGCCGCAAAACATGGTGGACGGTGTATACGGTCTATGCCATGAGTGTGATTGTAGCGCCCCTGACCCTGACCGATTACTACATGACAGGTTCCTACCAATACCACTGGGGATTATATCCCAAAGGCGGTCCTGTATTTTATATCGCGTGTGCCTTATGGCTGGCGGGTTCCATCCATTCATTTTTTGTGCTTTATCAGACGTGGAAGCAAACCCGCATCCCGTTTCAGAAATACCGCATCAAGGCGTTGTTGATCTCCTTCTGTGTATTGGGACTCCTGCTGGTAGGCGACATTCCCGCGACGTTGGGCCTTGCTTTTTATCCCCTGAGCAATCTCAGTTTTATTCCGATTATACTGCTGGCTTATACCATGCTCAAACCGGTATTTCGTGAACAAATCCCGGTAGTGCGGATGTTTTTGTACTGGACAGGAATCATTACGATTCTAACAGTCGTGATTTCATTCTTTTATGACAGGGCGCAAATCAATAATCCCTGGGGGGAGATGACCCTCATCGCGGGATGTCTGATCAGTTATCCCCTGCTCAGAAAAAGCTGGAACAACATTCTGTCACTGTTCATTCCTGATAGAAAAGATGAACTTCAAAAGCAATTGTATCACCTCACCGACCAGTTATCCCAGACAGGACATCTCTCTATGGTTCATCAGGCAATTTCACAACTATTGATCACAGAGTTTTCATGCTCACGTTGTGTGGTGGTTTTTGCGGATGATGGCAGAAAGTCGTTCAAAGGTTGGGAAACCTGGAATACGCAACCGGGCCTGTTTTCTTTGGAATTATCCCATCCGAAAGGCGATCAAACCATCGTGCTGGAGTTGAATCCCGCAGAAATTCTTGGCTGTTATGCTGAAAATCATCTGGTAGCCCAGGATCGTATGGATATTATGCTGGATCGTGTTCAGGTGACAGAGAGTATTCGTAAACACCTGCTGGAACCCGAACTGACTCTCGGAATCTTTTTTGAAGATCAATTGACAGCGTTGATGCTCATTTATCATAAAGTCAGTGACATGCCGTTCAATGCCCTTGAAAAAGAATTTCTGAGTCAACTGGGATTGATTCTCGGCCCTCACATCCAGCATGCCCGATTGCTATACAGTCTGGAAACCCAGGTGCGACAGCGTACCAGTGAGCTGTCTGAGGCCAATGAGATCATCATGGGGCAAAACAAAATATTTCGTTCTCTGCTTGAATCCAGTGCGTCCATTCATAAAATTGTCCAGGTGGATGAATTTTTTGAATACACCCTCAAACACCTGAAAAGTTTATTTGAGCAAAGTGATTTCGGATTGATTCTTCATGGCGAACGTCCCGGTATCGTGGAATTCGCTTCCTTCCGTGGTCTTTCAGACAAGGAGCGAAAGCATTTGCTGTCCAATGCAGCCCGGTTGCGGAAACAGGAACTTCCCCCGGGTCTGATGTCACAATCCCCTGAAAAGAAATGGCAGTTGATGGGCTTTCAGGGACGTGAAAAACAAGTGGTTGGAACACTGATGATTCATGGACCAGAACTGGAAAAACAAGCGTCCCAGACCATCACCCTGTTCATGGAACAGGTCGCGGCTGTGGCTGAAAACAGGATGCTGACCAGAGAATTGGAAAAAATCGCCAATACGGACGGTTTGACCGGAACTTACAACCGTCTCTATTTTGACCGCGAACTACAACGAATGAAAGCACAGCATCAGCAGTTTGAAGACATCCATTTCACCACCATCATGATTGATGTGAATGGTCTCAAACGGGTGAATGATGTGTTTGGACACCAATATGGCGATACCATGATCATTCAGGTGGCTGAATTGCTCAAACAGGTCAGTCGAAAATCCGATGTGATCGTCCGACTTGGTGGTGATGAATTTGTGATATTGTGTCCCTCCTGCGGAAATGAGCAGGCAGGCTATTTGATTGAACGTATTCGGGAAAAAGAACAGCATGCCCAAATGAAATGTGTTTCAAAAGAAGGCGTTGAAGAAATGGTTCCCATTCACATGAGCATTGGCCTTGCCAGCACTGAAGAAACCTCCGCTGAAGAAGTCATGAAACTTGCGGATGAACGGATGTATCAGGACAAGGAAGCATATTATGCCCAGAAAAAACGTTATCGTTGA